Proteins found in one Brachypodium distachyon strain Bd21 chromosome 5, Brachypodium_distachyon_v3.0, whole genome shotgun sequence genomic segment:
- the LOC100831407 gene encoding expansin-A1 — protein sequence MDISTGSFARFLALLATTCLFWNKASGFRSSGVSRAFATFYGGSDASGTMGGACGYGNLYSTGYGTSTAALSTVLFNDGAACGQCYRISCDHAADPRFCRRGTSVTVTATNLCPPNYALPNDDGGWCNPPRQHFDMAEPAWLDIGIYSGGIVPVLYQRVACAKKGGVRFAVSGHDYFELVLVSNVGGCGSIQAVSIKGSRTGRWMPMSRNWGVNWQSNALLSGQSLSFQVTSTDGQTITFPNVAPAGWGFGQTFQTSRQFS from the exons ATGGACATATCAACTGGATCATTTGCTCGGTTCCTTGCGTTGCTTGCAACAACATGCCTCTTTTGGAACAAGGCTTCCGGTTTCAGATCGTCCGGCGTCAGCAGAGCCTTCGCCACCTTCTATGGCGGCAGTGACGCCTCAGGAACCATGG GTGGGGCATGCGGGTATGGTAACCTGTACTCGACGGGGTACGGGAcgagcacggcggcgctgAGCACAGTGCTGTTCAACGACGGCGCGGCGTGCGGGCAGTGCTACCGGATCTCCTGCGACCACGCGGCGGACCCCAGGTTCTGCCGCCGGGGCACGTCGGTGACCGTTACGGCCACAAACCTGTGCCCGCCAAACTACGCGCTCCCCAACGACGACGGCGGGTGGTGCAACCCGCCGCGGCAGCACTTCGACATGGCGGAGCCGGCGTGGCTCGACATCGGCATCTACAGCGGCGGCATCGTGCCGGTGCTGTACCAGAGGGTGGCCTGCGCCAAGAAGGGCGGCGTGAGGTTCGCCGTCAGCGGGCACGACTACTTCGAGCTCGTGCTGGTGAGCAACGTCGGCGGCTGCGGGTCCATCCAGGCCGTGTCCATCAAGGGGTCCAGGACCGGCCGGTGGATGCCCATGTCCAGGAATTGGGGGGTCAACTGGCAGTCCAATGCGTTGCTCAGCGGACAGAGCCTGTCGTTTCAGGTCACCAGTACTGATGGACAGACGATCACTTTCCCTAACGTCGCTCCGGCTGGATGGGGGTTCGGCCAGACGTTTCAGACCTCCAGGCAGTTCTCTTAA